The Dunckerocampus dactyliophorus isolate RoL2022-P2 chromosome 13, RoL_Ddac_1.1, whole genome shotgun sequence genome window below encodes:
- the LOC129192134 gene encoding tubulin beta-4B chain-like isoform X2, which produces MREIVHIQAGQCGNQIGAKFWEVISDEHGIDPTGTYHGDSDLQLDRINVYYNEATGGKYVPRAVLVDLEPGTMDSVRSGAFGQIFRPDNFVFGQSGAGNNWAKGHYTEGAEVVDSVLDVVRKESENCDCLQGYQLTHALGGGTGSGMGTLLISKIREEYPDRIMNTFSVVPSPKVSDTVVEPYNATLSIHQLVENTDETYCIDNEALYDICFRTLKLTTPTYGDLNHLVSSTMSGVTTCLRFPGQLNADLRKLAVNMVPFPRLHFFMPGFAPLTSRGSQQYRALTVPELTQQAFDAKNMMAACDPRQGRYLTVATVFRGRMSMKEVDEQMLNVQNKNSSYFVEWIPNNVKTAVCDIPPRGLKMAVTFIGNTTAIQDMFKRISEQFTAMLRRKAFLHWYTGEGMDEMEFTEAESNMNDLVSEYQQYQDATAEDEGEGEEEPEED; this is translated from the exons TTCTGGGAAGTGATCAGTGACGAGCATGGCATCGACCCTACTGGGACCTACCATGGAGACAGCGACCTGCAGCTGGACAGGATCAATGTCTACTACAATGAAGCCACAG GAGGTAAATATGTGCCCCGTGCTGTTCTTGTGGACTTGGAACCAGGCACAATGGATTCTGTGAGATCCGGAGCTTTTGGGCAGATATTTCGACCTGACAATTTTGTGTTTG GTCAGAGCGGTGCAGGTAACAACTGGGCCAAGGGTCATTACACTGAGGGAGCTGAGGTGGTCGACTCAGTTCTGGATGTTGTGCGCAAAGAATCTGAAAACTGTGACTGTCTGCAAGGCTACCAGCTCACGCATGCTCTCGGTGGTGGAACCGGATCGGGCATGGGAACCCTGCTCATCAGCAAGATTCGTGAGGAGTACCCCGATCGGATCATGAATACATTCAGCGTGGTGCCTTCCCCCAAG GTGTCCGACACAGTGGTGGAACCCTACAACGCCACTCTGTCCATCCACCAGCTTGTTGAGAACACAGATGAAACCTACTGCATCGACAACGAGGCTCTCTATGACATCTGTTTCCGCACGCTCAAACTGACCACGCCCACCTACGGAGACCTGAACCACCTCGTGTCCTCCACCATGAGTGGCGTCACCACCTGCCTGCGATTCCCCGGCCAGCTCAACGCTGACCTCCGTAAACTGGCAGTCAACATGGTGCCTTTCCCGCGTTTGCACTTCTTCATGCCGGGCTTTGCCCCCTTGACCAGCAGGGGGAGCCAGCAGTACCGAGCCCTGACCGTTCCCGAACTCACCCAGCAAGCTTTCGACGCCAAGAACATGATGGCGGCGTGCGACCCGCGTCAAGGCCGCTACCTGACCGTGGCCACTGTGTTCCGTGGGCGCATGTCCATGAAGGAGGTGGACGAGCAGATGCTCAACGTCCAGAACAAGAACAGCAGCTACTTCGTCGAATGGATCCCCAACAACGTCAAGACCGCCGTCTGCGACATTCCGCCCCGTGGACTTAAGATGGCCGTCACCTTCATCGGCAACACCACGGCCATCCAGGACATGTTCAAGCGCATCTCCGAGCAGTTCACGGCCATGCTGCGTCGTAAGGCCTTCCTGCACTGGTACACAGGTGAAGGAATGGATGAGATGGAGTTCACTGAAGCAGAGAGCAACATGAATGATCTAGTGTCTGAGTACCAGCAGTACCAGGACGCCACTGCGGAGGATGAAGGGGAAGGCGAGGAGGAGCCTGAAGAAGATTGA
- the LOC129192134 gene encoding tubulin beta chain-like isoform X1 yields MREIVHIQAGQCGNQIGAKFWEVISDEHGIDPTGTYHGDSDLQLDRINVYYNEATGSCLQLTHSCHLFNFVKSCLFLTWIIVVVVHEGGKYVPRAVLVDLEPGTMDSVRSGAFGQIFRPDNFVFGQSGAGNNWAKGHYTEGAEVVDSVLDVVRKESENCDCLQGYQLTHALGGGTGSGMGTLLISKIREEYPDRIMNTFSVVPSPKVSDTVVEPYNATLSIHQLVENTDETYCIDNEALYDICFRTLKLTTPTYGDLNHLVSSTMSGVTTCLRFPGQLNADLRKLAVNMVPFPRLHFFMPGFAPLTSRGSQQYRALTVPELTQQAFDAKNMMAACDPRQGRYLTVATVFRGRMSMKEVDEQMLNVQNKNSSYFVEWIPNNVKTAVCDIPPRGLKMAVTFIGNTTAIQDMFKRISEQFTAMLRRKAFLHWYTGEGMDEMEFTEAESNMNDLVSEYQQYQDATAEDEGEGEEEPEED; encoded by the exons TTCTGGGAAGTGATCAGTGACGAGCATGGCATCGACCCTACTGGGACCTACCATGGAGACAGCGACCTGCAGCTGGACAGGATCAATGTCTACTACAATGAAGCCACAGGTTCATGCTTACAACTGACACATTCATGTCACTTGTTCAATTTTGTCAAGTCCTGTCTATTTCTGACTTGGATCATTGTCGTTGTTGTGCATGAAGGAGGTAAATATGTGCCCCGTGCTGTTCTTGTGGACTTGGAACCAGGCACAATGGATTCTGTGAGATCCGGAGCTTTTGGGCAGATATTTCGACCTGACAATTTTGTGTTTG GTCAGAGCGGTGCAGGTAACAACTGGGCCAAGGGTCATTACACTGAGGGAGCTGAGGTGGTCGACTCAGTTCTGGATGTTGTGCGCAAAGAATCTGAAAACTGTGACTGTCTGCAAGGCTACCAGCTCACGCATGCTCTCGGTGGTGGAACCGGATCGGGCATGGGAACCCTGCTCATCAGCAAGATTCGTGAGGAGTACCCCGATCGGATCATGAATACATTCAGCGTGGTGCCTTCCCCCAAG GTGTCCGACACAGTGGTGGAACCCTACAACGCCACTCTGTCCATCCACCAGCTTGTTGAGAACACAGATGAAACCTACTGCATCGACAACGAGGCTCTCTATGACATCTGTTTCCGCACGCTCAAACTGACCACGCCCACCTACGGAGACCTGAACCACCTCGTGTCCTCCACCATGAGTGGCGTCACCACCTGCCTGCGATTCCCCGGCCAGCTCAACGCTGACCTCCGTAAACTGGCAGTCAACATGGTGCCTTTCCCGCGTTTGCACTTCTTCATGCCGGGCTTTGCCCCCTTGACCAGCAGGGGGAGCCAGCAGTACCGAGCCCTGACCGTTCCCGAACTCACCCAGCAAGCTTTCGACGCCAAGAACATGATGGCGGCGTGCGACCCGCGTCAAGGCCGCTACCTGACCGTGGCCACTGTGTTCCGTGGGCGCATGTCCATGAAGGAGGTGGACGAGCAGATGCTCAACGTCCAGAACAAGAACAGCAGCTACTTCGTCGAATGGATCCCCAACAACGTCAAGACCGCCGTCTGCGACATTCCGCCCCGTGGACTTAAGATGGCCGTCACCTTCATCGGCAACACCACGGCCATCCAGGACATGTTCAAGCGCATCTCCGAGCAGTTCACGGCCATGCTGCGTCGTAAGGCCTTCCTGCACTGGTACACAGGTGAAGGAATGGATGAGATGGAGTTCACTGAAGCAGAGAGCAACATGAATGATCTAGTGTCTGAGTACCAGCAGTACCAGGACGCCACTGCGGAGGATGAAGGGGAAGGCGAGGAGGAGCCTGAAGAAGATTGA